DNA from Podospora pseudopauciseta strain CBS 411.78 chromosome 5 map unlocalized CBS411.78m_5, whole genome shotgun sequence:
GATCCCAGCCGAAACAGCAACGACAACGCTCGGCCGCCCTCCTAGTTGAACAGGTGTGTCCAATCAGGAGCGTTCCTGGTCCTTCAATGTGGAGCTGATCTGACCCCAGCCTTGGCACCCGCTCCTGACAAGTCGAGCTACCGCCGTTGGCTTTTTCTCCGACAGCTTGCAACGAAAGAATCTCTCCCAGCCTGTTGCGCGCGAATGGGAGCTGGCGGTTAATGACCCTCGAAAAGAGGTATCTCCGTACCTGCAAAACATCCGAACAATCTTGAGGCAAAGGTGGTACTGCGGTCTCGAAAGTGGCGCCATTTTCCACCGTGCCGTACCCTACCTCGACGGGTGATCGGTCTGATCACAGACTGCCGCTGGCCATTCAGCAGTTGTGTACGCTGCGAAGCCCTAGGTCAGCCAGTTTCGGTTTGGTCACACGGCGCAAAGGACGGAGTTATACAGCGTCAGGATGGGTGATCGGGATACACTTGATATGAGGTCTTCAGCAGCTAATGATGTGTCTACAGAGAAGAACAGAGTCATCTGGGCTGGGCTTATCATCATGGCGTAGACATCCGATACTGACCTCTTCGAGCACAAGGCcagcggcgaggaggacccTTGCTGCCGTTTATAACATGGGTGAGCACCCGTTCGGCCCCCCTGCAGTGGTGCCGCAGAGCCCCGCCCCGAAGGACAGCGTTACAATTCTCTCGATGTCGTTTCGACAACGTGGGGAGAGGCCGGCCGCAAGTTCCAGCCTCGTTCGATTTCTTTGGATTTCCCTGAGGACCACCGCTACCTGGCCCCTGCTTGGCATGCTGCACCTGCACAAGCCGTTGCCGTTGTCTCCATCTTGTGTGCCATCGTGGTTCTAGGCGcgcctccagcttctcctaTCCCTCTGCCACCCCTGACAGTCTCCACGTTCTCTCACGACAAGAGCTCCAGGACGCGATAACCCCCTTGCCGAGTCATTTTGCATTCGTTTCTCTTTCTTACCTACTTCGAGTTCCCTCCTCTTTTCTCCCTCGTCTCCGGCAGAGTGGCCTAGATACCTAGCACACGCAAACTTGGGTCCCAGCAGCCGCCGTACGCAGGCATTTGTGGACAGGTATGATCCTCACACATCAGCTCATGTTTCTGGTGACTTGCTTCGCTTGGCACCTCACATAACCACACTGGCTCCCGCACCTTCGGTGCTGCCGAaccttcccctctcccttctccctctcttttTGCTCGGCGAAGTGCAATCGTTTCGAGGTGTGTGGTTTTGCTAACCATACCGCCTCCCGGCCGTTCCTGACATATGCAGGCTCCATATCCGCTCATTACTATTCTGTCTCACGGCCGAGGCCTCACATTCACGACTGTCGTTTAATGGGTCTGGTTCGCACGCTTTCAGCAGGTTCTGACGACGAATTATCGACTCTTGGATATTTATAACACGCATCAACATCTTTTAATTGGGAATCGCTAGAGGAAAACGGGGATTGACTGCCCCAGTGGGAGGGTTAGAGAGACGAGGATTtcgaaaaggaaaaagaatcAGGAGGAAAAGCAGGCTGAATTGCTGGATTTAAtcgagacgacgacgactaTCACCCACCATGTCGGGTTACGGAGGTTACGATGGGGGTTTAAGGAGCAGCGGGTCAATGAAGCAGTCGGAGAGATCAAGATGGACGCCACTTACACGGATGTTGTTGTCGGGCGAAATGACACAGGAAAGGCAAAAGGAACTGACTCCAAGGGAAAAGTTCGACAAGTGGATGGTGAACGAAGGATATCGCCGAATGTAGGTGGTTTGCTTTTGGATTGCGACGATGTGGTGGGTAGGTGAAGGCTGACATATCGCCAGTTTCGTCTTCGTTTTCATGTTCCTCCACGCCATCTTATTCGCCTTCAGTTTCGTCAATTTTGCGGTGAAGGAGAACTTACAAATAGCCCGAGACACATTTGGCCCGACGTTTATGATTGCCAGATCCGCTGCGCTGGTCCTCCACGTCGATGTCGCCTTGATTCTGTTCCCCGTTTGCCGTACGCTCATTTCCATGGCCAGACAAACGCCCCTGAACGGCATTATTCAGTTCGACAAGAACATCACTTTCCATATCACCACCGCCTGGTCGATCGTGTTTTGGTCCTGGGTTCATACGATTGCCCATTGGAACAACTTTGCTCAGGTCGCCGCTAAGAACAACTTGGGCATCTACGGATGGCTCCTCGCCAACTTTGTGTCGGGCCCGGGCTGGACTGGGTACGTGATGTTGATCGCGCTCATGGGAATGGTCATCACCTCGGTTGAGAAGACGAGACGCGCCAACTATGAACGATTCTGGTACACTCACCACATGTTtatcgtcttcttctttttctggtCGATCCACGGTGCTTTCTGCATGATTCAGCCCGACTTTGCACCCTTTTGCATTTCGATCGGCACCCAGGCTATCGGCGTCTTTTGGCAGTACTGGATGTACGGTGGTTTCGCCTACCTGGCCGAGCGTGTTGCCCGTGAGATTCGCGGCAGACACAAGACATATATCTCCAAGGTCATTCAGCACCCGAGCAACGTCTGCGAAATTcagatcaagaaggagcaCACCAAGACCAGGGCTGGACAGTACATCTTTTTCTGCTGCCCGGCTGTTTCTCTCTGGCAGTATCACCCATTTACTCTGACCAGTGCTCCCGAGGAGGACTACATCTCGATCCACATGCGCGTTGTGGGTGACTTCACCAGGGCTGTTGCTGAGACTTTGGGCTGCGAGttcgacaagaagaagggggatgcTTCcaaggttgttggtgtggaTCAGTCCAACGATGAGGTTGATCCCGCTCTCCGCCGTGTGCTTCCCCGTGTTTACATCGATGGACCCTTTGGCTCAGCTTCCGAGGATGTGTTCAAGTACGAGATTTCGGTTCTGTGCGGTGCCGGTATCGGTGTCACGCCTTTCGCCTCGATTCTCAAGTCAATCTGGTACCGCATGAACTACCCTCAGAAGCGGACACGGCTCAGCAAGGTCTACTTTTTTTGGATTTGCAGAGATTTCGGTTCTTTTGAGTGGTTCCGCTCGCTTCTTCTCGCTATTGAGGCGCAGGATGTGGACAACAGAATCGAGATTCACACGTACCTGACAGCCAAGATCAAGGTCGACGACGCGACGAACATCATGATCAACGACGCCAACGCCGACAAGGACACGATTACTGGTCTCCGGTCGCCGACCAACTTTGGTCGCCCCAACTGGGATATGATCTTCAGAGGTATCCGGAAGCTTCACACGCCTGCCGAGGCTGGTGTGTTCTTCTGCGGTCCCAAGGGTTTGGGCAGCCAACTGCACGTCTTTTGCAACAAGTACAGCGAGCCTGGGTAAGTTTCGATGATCCCTAGACGGACAGTTTCATCAGTTGCTAACAACTATGACAGGTTCAACTTTGTTTGGGGCAAGGAGAACTTCTAAACG
Protein-coding regions in this window:
- a CDS encoding uncharacterized protein (EggNog:ENOG503NZ3D; COG:P; COG:Q) produces the protein MSGYGGYDGGLRSSGSMKQSERSRWTPLTRMLLSGEMTQERQKELTPREKFDKWMVNEGYRRIFVFVFMFLHAILFAFSFVNFAVKENLQIARDTFGPTFMIARSAALVLHVDVALILFPVCRTLISMARQTPLNGIIQFDKNITFHITTAWSIVFWSWVHTIAHWNNFAQVAAKNNLGIYGWLLANFVSGPGWTGYVMLIALMGMVITSVEKTRRANYERFWYTHHMFIVFFFFWSIHGAFCMIQPDFAPFCISIGTQAIGVFWQYWMYGGFAYLAERVAREIRGRHKTYISKVIQHPSNVCEIQIKKEHTKTRAGQYIFFCCPAVSLWQYHPFTLTSAPEEDYISIHMRVVGDFTRAVAETLGCEFDKKKGDASKVVGVDQSNDEVDPALRRVLPRVYIDGPFGSASEDVFKYEISVLCGAGIGVTPFASILKSIWYRMNYPQKRTRLSKVYFFWICRDFGSFEWFRSLLLAIEAQDVDNRIEIHTYLTAKIKVDDATNIMINDANADKDTITGLRSPTNFGRPNWDMIFRGIRKLHTPAEAGVFFCGPKGLGSQLHVFCNKYSEPGFNFVWGKENF